One Nostoc sp. UHCC 0302 DNA window includes the following coding sequences:
- a CDS encoding DUF29 domain-containing protein has product MSAIYRADFNLWIQQTAQLLRSHRWHEIDVEHLIAEVEDLGKSERRGITSQLTRLLLHLLKWQYQPQRRSDSWLDSITDARTQIDLALKDSPSLKGYPIEQLEESYQRARRQAVKQTGMLISVFPEECTYSLELILDEDWLPE; this is encoded by the coding sequence GTGAGCGCAATTTATAGAGCAGATTTTAATTTGTGGATTCAACAAACAGCCCAGTTATTGCGATCGCATCGCTGGCATGAAATTGATGTGGAACATCTGATTGCAGAGGTTGAAGACTTGGGCAAGAGCGAACGGCGAGGTATTACCAGTCAACTAACTCGCCTGTTACTACATCTGCTCAAGTGGCAGTATCAACCTCAACGCCGCTCAGATAGTTGGCTGGATTCCATCACTGATGCTCGTACCCAGATTGATTTAGCCCTTAAAGATAGTCCTAGTCTCAAGGGTTATCCTATAGAGCAACTTGAGGAGAGCTATCAAAGAGCGCGTCGTCAAGCAGTCAAGCAAACAGGTATGCTAATTTCCGTGTTTCCAGAAGAGTGTACTTATTCTTTAGAGTTAATTTTGGATGAAGACTGGTTACCAGAGTAA
- a CDS encoding BrnT family toxin — protein MQFEWDERKNQSNITKHGFDFADAFRIFNLPMLTYLDQREDYGEDRYIAIGLLDGRVVVVVYTEPDEGKVRIISLRKAQSHERKRYEQHLKNRLG, from the coding sequence ATGCAATTTGAGTGGGATGAGCGTAAAAACCAAAGCAATATAACAAAGCATGGTTTTGACTTTGCTGATGCTTTTCGTATTTTTAATCTACCGATGCTTACATACCTTGATCAGCGAGAGGATTATGGTGAAGATAGGTATATTGCTATTGGATTACTTGATGGACGAGTCGTAGTAGTTGTTTACACCGAGCCTGATGAAGGAAAAGTTCGGATCATCTCATTACGAAAAGCACAATCTCACGAACGAAAACGCTATGAACAACACCTCAAGAACCGATTGGGATAG
- a CDS encoding ribbon-helix-helix domain-containing protein, whose translation MSKENITFRIDSDKKAALDAIAAGMNRDRSYVLNEAVAAYLKTYQ comes from the coding sequence ATGAGCAAAGAAAACATTACGTTTCGGATAGATAGCGATAAGAAGGCTGCACTAGATGCGATCGCCGCAGGAATGAATCGCGATCGGAGCTATGTGTTGAATGAGGCGGTAGCCGCTTATCTAAAGACGTATCAATGA
- a CDS encoding type II toxin-antitoxin system RelE/ParE family toxin, which produces MQVKWLRRALRNLEQTHSYILKENPEAAQGVILKIQSAVTQLENYPFMGRPGRIETTRELVISSTPYIIYRVKEESVEILRVLHTSKRYPD; this is translated from the coding sequence ATGCAGGTTAAGTGGCTACGTCGTGCGCTTCGTAATCTGGAACAAACTCATAGTTATATCCTCAAAGAAAATCCAGAAGCAGCACAGGGAGTAATCTTGAAGATTCAAAGTGCTGTGACTCAACTTGAGAATTATCCTTTTATGGGGCGACCTGGACGGATAGAAACTACAAGAGAGCTTGTCATATCTAGCACACCTTATATTATTTACCGTGTCAAAGAAGAGTCTGTAGAAATTCTTCGGGTTCTCCACACATCAAAGCGCTATCCAGATTGA
- a CDS encoding LapA family protein — MKTLAPFLTSLVIAIWVVAIAIISVQNATPVSLKFLTFQSVQIPVGLFLAFSAALGLIVMAVLQPLWGLAGSGQGNSRLEDDAEFFVDDEDF; from the coding sequence ATGAAAACTCTGGCTCCTTTTTTAACATCTCTGGTTATAGCTATTTGGGTAGTAGCGATCGCGATTATTTCAGTCCAAAATGCTACCCCAGTATCGTTAAAATTCTTAACATTCCAATCGGTTCAGATACCAGTGGGTTTATTCCTAGCTTTCAGCGCTGCTTTGGGGTTAATTGTTATGGCAGTTTTACAACCACTCTGGGGTCTTGCTGGTTCTGGACAAGGTAATTCTAGATTGGAAGACGACGCTGAATTTTTTGTCGATGATGAAGATTTTTGA
- a CDS encoding phosphoglucomutase/phosphomannomutase family protein: MSASGNCSKIKFGTDGWRGIIADDFTFANVRKVTRAIASYLETAYSKDRTVLIAYDTRFLADRFAHTAAQVLADLGWTVKITDRDCPTPVIAYNARHLNSAGALMFTASHNPAPYCGIKYIPDYAGPATPEITDTIVANIKSASDELPSSSPLGSISIFDPKPDYLQFIYTLLDVERIKSAHLKVKYDALYSTSRGYLDEVLQHSGTQLESFHTWRDVLFGGGMPEPKGEQLVGLIEAVRRDQADLGLATDGDSDRFGIVDEQGTVLTPNTVLLVLARHLIKNKGKSGAIVRTVATTHLLDNLAAKYGLPIYETAVGFKYIGEKMRETTVLIGGEESGGLSILGHIPEKDGILADMLVAEAIAYEGKPLSQLVKEAITEAGGSLYNTRLDLHLTESHKVAVIDSFTKNPPTVVAGIIVKEVGHKDGIKLYLEDGSWVLLRPSGTEPLVRVYLETNSPEKLTQIAQELESVIAKLEAVSSSLISKS; this comes from the coding sequence ATGAGCGCCAGTGGCAATTGCAGCAAGATAAAATTTGGCACTGATGGATGGCGAGGAATTATTGCCGATGACTTTACTTTCGCGAATGTACGGAAAGTAACAAGGGCGATCGCCAGTTACTTGGAAACAGCCTATAGCAAAGATCGAACAGTACTTATTGCCTACGATACTCGCTTTTTAGCTGACCGGTTTGCCCACACAGCCGCCCAAGTCTTGGCAGATTTGGGTTGGACTGTGAAAATTACTGATCGAGATTGCCCCACGCCAGTAATTGCCTACAACGCCCGTCACCTCAATTCGGCCGGGGCATTAATGTTTACCGCTAGTCATAATCCAGCACCCTACTGTGGAATTAAATATATACCCGATTATGCCGGGCCTGCCACTCCAGAAATTACTGATACTATTGTGGCAAATATAAAAAGTGCATCGGATGAACTGCCTAGTAGCAGCCCGTTGGGTTCTATTTCTATTTTCGATCCGAAACCGGATTATCTGCAATTTATCTATACGCTACTTGATGTTGAGCGGATCAAGAGCGCTCATTTAAAAGTAAAGTACGATGCCTTATATTCTACTTCTCGCGGCTATTTAGATGAAGTTTTACAACACAGTGGCACGCAGTTAGAAAGTTTCCACACTTGGAGAGATGTATTATTTGGTGGCGGGATGCCAGAACCCAAAGGAGAACAATTAGTTGGGTTAATAGAAGCAGTACGCCGTGATCAAGCAGATTTGGGTTTGGCGACAGATGGAGATAGCGATCGCTTTGGCATTGTCGATGAACAAGGAACCGTCCTCACCCCCAACACTGTGCTGCTGGTGCTAGCACGTCATCTAATCAAAAATAAAGGTAAAAGCGGCGCGATCGTCCGCACTGTGGCTACAACCCATCTGCTGGACAATCTCGCGGCTAAATATGGGTTGCCAATTTATGAAACAGCAGTAGGCTTTAAATACATTGGTGAAAAGATGCGAGAAACTACCGTGCTGATTGGTGGGGAAGAATCAGGCGGTTTAAGCATACTTGGCCATATTCCTGAGAAAGATGGGATTTTAGCCGATATGCTAGTGGCAGAAGCGATCGCTTATGAAGGTAAACCTTTGAGTCAATTGGTAAAAGAAGCAATCACCGAAGCTGGTGGCTCGCTTTACAACACACGCCTTGACTTGCACCTTACTGAATCCCACAAAGTCGCTGTTATCGACTCCTTTACCAAAAACCCACCTACAGTAGTTGCAGGGATTATAGTCAAAGAAGTTGGGCATAAAGACGGTATTAAGCTGTATTTAGAAGATGGAAGTTGGGTTTTATTGCGTCCTTCCGGTACAGAACCATTGGTGCGCGTCTACCTAGAAACTAACTCTCCTGAAAAACTTACCCAAATTGCTCAAGAGTTGGAGAGCGTAATTGCTAAGCTAGAGGCAGTAAGTAGCAGTTTAATCAGTAAGAGTTAA
- a CDS encoding PD-(D/E)XK nuclease family protein, whose amino-acid sequence MSTPDRPFASYHLWSLVAPATGQERWHCQMRRGFIKARQHEPQVKALLAKATAPQRIGILAQKGVYEFHHHRHLLNQSDGVEKVAQLLKLANSSDQVQQRVLQILQKYHDAPLLLDKNIIQLTPGDEGFPKPIVIEQEDYCFRLYAAMDCVFIESDSTLHILDFKTGKSAFDKRQALVYLLAARYLYPGRQAVASFYNLEISKKSELISINNSEFKSLEFELANIAHKHQHDLHKYQKETSNFSKVFPPNPGSHCRFCPFNSICEFANLKQSQSYPLPSLRVNS is encoded by the coding sequence ATGTCAACCCCTGATCGACCTTTTGCCAGCTACCACCTTTGGTCTTTAGTTGCCCCAGCGACAGGGCAAGAACGCTGGCATTGCCAGATGAGACGGGGGTTTATCAAAGCGCGGCAACACGAACCACAAGTCAAAGCCTTGTTAGCAAAAGCTACTGCACCCCAGCGGATTGGGATACTTGCCCAAAAAGGCGTTTATGAGTTTCATCATCACAGGCATCTTCTAAATCAATCTGATGGTGTAGAAAAAGTTGCGCAGCTACTGAAATTAGCCAACTCAAGCGATCAAGTCCAGCAACGCGTGCTGCAAATTTTGCAAAAATATCATGATGCTCCGTTGCTTTTAGATAAAAACATCATCCAATTAACTCCGGGCGATGAAGGTTTTCCCAAACCGATAGTAATTGAACAAGAAGATTATTGTTTTCGCTTATATGCGGCTATGGACTGCGTTTTCATTGAGTCTGATAGCACTTTACATATTTTAGATTTCAAAACTGGGAAATCTGCTTTTGATAAACGACAAGCTCTAGTTTACTTATTAGCAGCTCGTTATCTTTATCCGGGAAGACAAGCTGTCGCATCATTTTATAATCTAGAAATATCTAAGAAATCTGAGTTAATTAGCATCAACAATAGCGAATTTAAATCCTTAGAATTTGAGTTAGCTAATATTGCCCATAAGCATCAGCATGATTTGCACAAATATCAGAAAGAGACTAGTAACTTTAGTAAAGTTTTCCCACCGAATCCAGGTTCTCACTGCCGCTTTTGCCCATTTAACTCTATCTGCGAGTTTGCTAATTTAAAGCAGTCTCAATCATATCCACTGCCAAGCTTGAGAGTTAATAGTTGA
- a CDS encoding transglutaminase domain-containing protein: MSFALPSLTVSQMFGQRIIRPLTAATLCGIAFIKDKLIAIDSVKGHLLEIDPISDNSKILNPHQVKEFCDVTGLAVWEDTLWVTRDNSVYISNFTDLALEHFVTLPYPANGIAVWESTVYVSCQKLGYILIYDSETRKEIARFYAPGVGVENLVVSQERLWICDRTEQTVYAMDRATGELIFSVLTPFDSPTGIAIHQDGDTGKESLFVAYASEEPYIRDNPNADPNHELTYRDRTFIHPLHYHYEPDKHYALSNGYLIEMSYAEEIAPLDEVYLPDVEWRIALPSETDRQKVKHVEPIGIPFTEEVVDGQRVAVFKFDSLSPGERHIFGWKALLEVRGIKYRITPRDVEDIPDLSPEVQARYLVDDDDLAMDSTIVRRSAKEAIGSETNLLRKMYNIRNYVYDELSYGIKPYIDTPDVVLERGVGSCGEYVGVLLALCRLNGIPCRTVGRYKCPPNSEHQGVPLQPDFNHVWLEFYVPNYGWLPMESNPDDIGYGGPYPTRFFMGLCWYHIEIGKGITFEVVTSQGKRLTKEDIPIGDLAINHIRFTILKELPPF, from the coding sequence ATGAGTTTTGCACTCCCCAGTTTGACCGTTAGCCAGATGTTTGGGCAAAGGATAATTCGACCACTTACGGCTGCTACCCTATGTGGCATTGCTTTTATTAAAGATAAACTCATCGCTATTGACAGTGTTAAAGGGCATTTACTAGAAATTGACCCTATTTCTGACAACAGCAAAATTCTCAATCCACATCAAGTTAAAGAATTTTGCGATGTCACTGGTTTAGCGGTGTGGGAAGATACTCTGTGGGTGACCCGTGATAACAGTGTTTATATATCCAACTTTACTGATTTGGCTTTAGAGCATTTTGTCACATTGCCTTATCCCGCTAATGGCATTGCAGTTTGGGAATCGACAGTTTACGTCAGTTGCCAAAAACTTGGCTATATTCTGATTTATGACAGCGAGACACGCAAAGAAATTGCCAGGTTTTACGCTCCTGGTGTGGGGGTGGAAAATTTAGTAGTCAGCCAGGAAAGGCTTTGGATTTGCGATCGCACTGAACAAACAGTTTACGCAATGGACAGGGCGACTGGAGAACTTATATTTAGTGTCTTAACGCCGTTTGACTCTCCCACTGGCATAGCGATACATCAAGATGGCGATACAGGTAAGGAAAGTCTCTTCGTTGCTTACGCCTCTGAGGAGCCTTATATTCGGGATAACCCAAATGCTGACCCAAATCATGAGCTAACATACCGCGATCGGACTTTTATACATCCTCTGCATTATCATTACGAGCCAGATAAACACTACGCCCTCTCTAATGGCTATCTCATTGAAATGTCCTATGCTGAGGAAATAGCCCCATTAGATGAGGTGTATTTACCTGATGTTGAATGGCGCATCGCTCTACCATCGGAAACTGACCGTCAAAAAGTGAAACACGTTGAACCCATTGGTATACCCTTCACTGAAGAAGTAGTAGACGGGCAGCGTGTGGCAGTGTTTAAATTTGATTCCCTTAGCCCTGGCGAACGGCATATATTTGGCTGGAAAGCTCTTTTAGAAGTCAGAGGAATTAAGTATCGAATTACACCTAGAGATGTTGAAGATATTCCTGACCTTTCACCAGAGGTGCAAGCTCGTTATTTGGTGGATGATGACGATTTAGCAATGGATAGTACCATTGTTCGCCGTTCTGCCAAAGAAGCAATTGGTTCTGAAACCAATCTGTTACGGAAAATGTATAACATCCGTAACTATGTATATGACGAATTATCTTATGGTATTAAGCCATATATTGATACACCAGATGTGGTTTTAGAACGCGGTGTTGGTTCCTGTGGCGAATATGTGGGTGTCTTACTCGCCCTATGCCGTTTGAATGGTATCCCTTGCCGGACTGTCGGTAGATATAAGTGTCCTCCTAATAGCGAACACCAGGGTGTACCTCTACAGCCTGACTTTAATCATGTTTGGCTAGAGTTCTACGTACCGAATTATGGCTGGTTGCCAATGGAATCGAATCCTGATGATATTGGTTATGGTGGCCCTTATCCCACACGCTTTTTTATGGGCTTATGCTGGTATCACATTGAAATTGGCAAAGGTATTACTTTTGAGGTTGTAACTAGTCAAGGTAAACGGCTAACTAAAGAAGATATCCCCATTGGTGATTTAGCAATTAATCATATTCGCTTTACAATTCTTAAAGAATTACCACCATTTTGA
- a CDS encoding cation-translocating P-type ATPase, protein MSANSLPEGAAVWHSLEVDKALDLLDSNADSGLTSQEVQQRLQEYGPNELEETAGRSAWEILLDQFKNIMLLMLIGVALISGFLDLMAWRSGSLKPGEVPFKDTIAILAIVILNGVLGYVQESRAEKALAALKKLSSPLVRIIRDRKLLDVAAKELVPGDVMLLEAGVQIAADGRLIEQSNLQVRESALTGEAEAVNKQAVLQLPEETDLGDRINLVFQGTEVVQGRGKVLVTKTGMRTELGKIAAMLQAVDSEPTPLQQRMTQLGNVLVTGSLILVAIVVIGGVIQARGFSNIQELLEVSLSMAVAVVPEGLPAVITVTLALGTQRMVRQKALIRKLPAVETLGSVTTICSDKTGTLTQNKMVVQSIYTNNKTFRVTGQGYAPTGDFQLDSQTIPVDEYPEIPALLVACAVCNDSVLQKENGEWAILGDPTEGALITLAGKAGIEKDQWNSKLPRVAEFPFSSERKRMSVISQVEQVATGEASLSAVDPAIAGLLQSEGYLMFTKGSPELILARCAQLHLGNHSAPLTDEQRQQILAANDEMASKGLRVLGFSYKPLVEVPPEGSDETSEQGLVWLGLVGMLDAPRPEVRAAVQECRDAGIRPVMITGDHQLTARAIAADLGIAQEGDRVLTGQELQRMSDQELEDNVDLVSIYARVAPEHKLRIVQALQRRGRFVAMTGDGVNDAPAIKQADIGIAMGITGTDVSKEASDMVLLDDNFATIVAATKEGRVVYTNIRRFIKYILGSNIGEVLTIAAAPLIGLGGVPLTPLQILWMNLVTDGLPALALAVEPPEPDVMKRPPFSPRESIFARGLGSYMIRIGIIFAIISIALMWWAYNHTHAEGYQGDRDAWKTMVFTTLCIAQMGHAIAIRSNNRLTIEMNPFSNIFVLAAVVVTTILQLMLIYVPPLRNFFGTHWLSPTELWICIGFSALMFVWIELEKLFLRLMGKRSV, encoded by the coding sequence ATGTCTGCTAATTCTTTGCCTGAAGGTGCCGCCGTTTGGCATAGTTTAGAAGTTGATAAAGCGCTAGACCTGCTTGATAGTAACGCAGACAGTGGCTTAACATCCCAAGAAGTTCAACAGAGGTTGCAAGAATACGGGCCTAATGAACTAGAAGAAACTGCTGGCCGTAGTGCTTGGGAAATTTTACTTGATCAGTTCAAGAACATCATGTTATTGATGCTGATTGGTGTAGCCCTAATTTCTGGTTTTTTAGACTTGATGGCTTGGCGATCTGGCAGCTTGAAACCTGGGGAAGTGCCATTTAAAGATACGATCGCTATTTTGGCGATTGTCATCCTCAATGGCGTACTCGGTTATGTCCAAGAAAGCCGTGCTGAAAAAGCCTTAGCAGCCCTGAAAAAACTCTCATCTCCTTTAGTGCGAATCATCCGTGATCGTAAACTGCTGGATGTCGCCGCCAAAGAACTAGTACCAGGGGATGTGATGCTGCTGGAAGCTGGGGTGCAGATAGCCGCAGATGGACGTTTGATAGAACAGTCTAATTTACAGGTACGTGAGTCGGCACTAACAGGTGAAGCCGAAGCTGTAAATAAACAAGCAGTATTACAACTGCCTGAAGAAACAGATTTAGGCGATCGCATTAATTTGGTATTCCAAGGAACCGAAGTAGTCCAAGGACGAGGTAAGGTTCTAGTAACCAAGACTGGAATGCGAACGGAACTCGGTAAAATTGCCGCCATGTTGCAGGCAGTGGACAGTGAACCCACCCCTTTGCAGCAGCGGATGACGCAATTAGGCAACGTTCTAGTTACGGGTTCTTTGATTCTTGTGGCGATCGTCGTCATCGGCGGTGTTATCCAGGCAAGAGGTTTTAGCAACATCCAAGAACTGCTGGAAGTTTCTTTAAGTATGGCTGTTGCTGTAGTTCCAGAAGGTTTACCTGCTGTCATCACCGTCACCCTGGCACTGGGAACTCAGCGGATGGTACGTCAGAAAGCTTTAATCCGCAAACTGCCGGCAGTAGAAACTTTGGGTTCTGTCACAACCATCTGTTCTGATAAAACCGGTACGCTGACACAGAACAAAATGGTGGTGCAATCAATTTACACGAATAACAAAACCTTTCGTGTCACCGGACAAGGTTATGCGCCTACAGGGGATTTTCAGTTAGATAGTCAAACAATTCCTGTAGATGAGTATCCAGAAATCCCAGCTTTGCTAGTCGCCTGTGCTGTTTGTAATGACTCAGTGCTGCAAAAAGAAAACGGCGAATGGGCGATTTTAGGAGATCCTACAGAGGGCGCATTGATTACACTGGCGGGCAAAGCCGGAATTGAAAAAGACCAGTGGAATAGTAAATTACCCCGTGTTGCGGAATTTCCCTTTTCCTCAGAACGCAAGCGGATGAGTGTAATTTCTCAGGTGGAGCAAGTAGCAACAGGTGAAGCCTCCTTGAGCGCAGTAGACCCAGCGATCGCGGGTCTTTTACAATCTGAAGGCTACTTAATGTTTACCAAAGGCTCACCAGAGTTAATCTTGGCACGTTGCGCTCAGCTTCATTTGGGTAATCACTCAGCCCCCTTAACCGATGAGCAACGCCAGCAAATTCTGGCAGCCAATGACGAAATGGCAAGTAAAGGTTTGCGGGTGCTAGGTTTTTCCTACAAACCACTTGTAGAAGTACCACCAGAAGGTTCAGACGAAACATCCGAGCAGGGGTTGGTGTGGCTGGGATTAGTCGGTATGCTAGATGCACCGCGCCCAGAGGTGAGGGCAGCTGTGCAAGAATGTCGAGATGCAGGCATTCGCCCAGTAATGATCACTGGCGACCACCAGTTGACAGCCAGAGCGATCGCTGCTGATTTAGGAATTGCCCAAGAAGGCGATCGTGTTCTCACAGGTCAAGAATTGCAACGGATGAGCGACCAAGAACTAGAGGACAATGTTGACTTGGTGAGCATTTATGCTAGGGTCGCCCCAGAACACAAACTGCGAATTGTCCAAGCACTACAACGTCGGGGCCGATTTGTGGCAATGACAGGCGATGGTGTCAACGATGCCCCAGCTATCAAACAAGCTGATATCGGGATTGCAATGGGCATCACTGGTACTGATGTGAGTAAAGAAGCCAGTGACATGGTGCTACTAGATGACAACTTCGCTACCATCGTCGCCGCTACTAAGGAAGGCAGAGTTGTTTACACTAACATCCGCCGTTTTATTAAGTACATTCTGGGTAGTAACATTGGCGAAGTCCTGACAATTGCCGCTGCACCTTTAATTGGTTTGGGAGGCGTTCCCCTGACCCCCTTGCAAATTCTGTGGATGAACTTGGTCACAGATGGTTTACCAGCCCTCGCATTGGCTGTGGAACCGCCAGAACCAGACGTAATGAAACGTCCGCCCTTCAGCCCCAGAGAAAGTATTTTTGCTAGGGGCTTGGGTTCTTATATGATTCGCATTGGTATCATCTTTGCCATTATCTCCATTGCCTTGATGTGGTGGGCTTATAACCATACCCATGCAGAGGGTTATCAAGGCGATCGCGATGCTTGGAAAACAATGGTCTTTACCACGCTCTGTATCGCCCAAATGGGTCATGCGATCGCGATTCGTTCCAATAATCGACTGACTATCGAGATGAATCCCTTCTCCAATATTTTTGTGTTAGCGGCAGTTGTCGTCACAACGATTTTGCAATTGATGCTAATTTATGTCCCGCCTCTGCGAAATTTCTTTGGTACTCATTGGCTAAGTCCAACGGAGTTGTGGATTTGTATTGGCTTCAGTGCGCTGATGTTTGTCTGGATTGAATTGGAGAAGCTTTTCTTGCGGCTTATGGGTAAGAGGAGTGTGTGA
- the recF gene encoding DNA replication/repair protein RecF, protein MYLKTLHLRQFRNYQDQKVEFCAAKTILVGNNAQGKSNLLEAVELLATLRSHRMARDRDLVREGETAAQINANLERQTGTSELTLTLRRNGRRSVALNGESVRRQMDFLGVINAVQFSSLDLELVRGGPEGRRDWLDTLLIQLEPVYAHILHQYNQVLRQRNAFLKKTQSSTLNNASPLKLEDSPTRLATQHSTELALWDAQLATTGTRVIRRRDRAIQRLAPIATAWHASISGSTEILQIKYAPNVPLEDSHPEEVQQAFLAKIQQRAIAEIHQGTTLVGPHRDEVELTINQTPARQYGSQGQQRTLVLALKLAELQLIEEVVKEPPLLLLDDVLAELDPSRQNQLLDAIQDRFQTLITTTHLGSFDSQWLNSSQILFVKAGEISPK, encoded by the coding sequence ATGTACCTCAAAACTCTACACCTCCGACAATTTCGCAATTACCAAGACCAGAAGGTTGAGTTTTGTGCTGCCAAAACAATTTTGGTCGGTAATAATGCTCAGGGAAAGTCGAATTTGTTGGAGGCGGTAGAGTTGCTAGCGACATTGCGATCGCATCGGATGGCACGCGATCGCGATTTAGTCCGAGAAGGAGAAACTGCCGCTCAAATTAATGCTAACCTTGAGCGCCAAACAGGTACGAGTGAACTGACTTTAACCCTACGGCGTAATGGTCGCCGTAGCGTTGCTCTCAATGGCGAATCTGTGCGCCGTCAAATGGATTTTCTCGGTGTCATCAATGCAGTGCAGTTTTCTAGCCTTGATTTAGAACTGGTACGCGGCGGCCCAGAAGGTCGCCGCGATTGGTTAGATACACTTTTAATCCAACTTGAACCAGTTTATGCTCACATTTTGCACCAATACAATCAGGTGTTGCGGCAGCGCAATGCTTTTTTAAAAAAAACTCAAAGCTCAACACTCAACAACGCCAGTCCACTCAAGTTAGAAGATTCGCCCACCCGTTTAGCGACTCAGCACTCAACAGAATTAGCTTTGTGGGATGCACAGTTAGCTACCACAGGAACAAGAGTCATTAGACGACGCGATCGCGCTATACAGCGATTAGCTCCTATCGCCACAGCTTGGCACGCCAGCATCAGTGGTAGCACAGAAATTTTGCAAATTAAGTATGCGCCTAACGTTCCTTTGGAAGATAGCCATCCCGAAGAAGTACAACAAGCTTTTTTAGCAAAAATTCAGCAACGAGCCATTGCTGAAATCCATCAAGGCACTACCCTTGTCGGCCCCCATCGTGACGAAGTAGAATTAACTATTAACCAGACACCTGCCCGTCAATACGGTTCTCAAGGTCAGCAACGAACCTTAGTTCTAGCTTTAAAATTAGCAGAATTACAACTAATAGAAGAAGTAGTTAAAGAACCACCACTGTTATTGCTTGATGATGTTCTTGCCGAACTAGATCCATCTCGGCAAAATCAATTGCTTGATGCGATTCAAGACCGCTTTCAAACCCTGATTACTACTACTCACTTGGGTTCTTTTGATTCCCAGTGGTTGAATTCCTCGCAAATTCTATTTGTGAAGGCAGGAGAAATATCACCAAAGTAG
- a CDS encoding MgtC/SapB family protein, which produces MSSTSYLSSSDWLNLSFRLCTALLIGAIIGLERQIRHKPAGLRTHMLVTLGSAIFTLIPLQIAGMQPSSDALSRVIQGIAAGVGFLGAGEIVRQSSQQSQQMEIRGLTSAAAIWVSAALGIAAGCGLWQLGLIGAVLTYLVLNVFKKFEKRD; this is translated from the coding sequence TTGTCAAGTACTTCCTATCTCTCATCTTCCGACTGGTTGAATCTAAGCTTCAGGTTATGCACTGCATTACTTATTGGAGCAATTATCGGCTTAGAACGCCAAATTAGGCATAAACCTGCTGGTTTAAGAACTCATATGCTGGTAACTCTTGGTTCAGCTATATTTACTCTCATACCTCTGCAAATAGCTGGAATGCAACCTAGCTCTGATGCTCTTAGCCGTGTGATACAGGGTATTGCAGCAGGCGTAGGATTTCTTGGTGCTGGGGAAATTGTGCGTCAATCTTCTCAACAATCACAGCAAATGGAAATTCGCGGACTCACATCAGCAGCTGCTATTTGGGTTTCGGCTGCTTTAGGAATTGCTGCTGGATGTGGTTTGTGGCAGTTAGGATTAATTGGTGCTGTACTAACTTATCTAGTTCTGAATGTTTTTAAGAAATTCGAAAAACGGGATTAA